A genome region from Streptomyces sp. NBC_01296 includes the following:
- a CDS encoding penicillin acylase family protein has translation MLRFLDGYCRTRPLLRRAALTGAALLAVTAAVPQASAATAAADHGPSGGGLSAVIRYTENGIPHILAQDYAHLGFGTGWAQAADQVCVLADGFVTVAGERSRRFGADAAPDGSLSSASKNLTSDLYFKGVRESGTVEKLLATPAPAGPTRDLKELMRGWAAGYNAWLAQNKITDPACKGAAWVRPVTVLDVASRGFAVSVLGGQGRAVDDIAAAQPPGRAASGPAAAARTESAADGVARTDPAAAADPAAAAEAARAFFDTGRYDMGSNAVAFSGSTTASGSGLLLGNPHYPWQGGRRFWQSQQTIPGELNVSGGSLLGTAVVNIGFNEKVAWSHTVATGTPVNLHQLTLDPADPTAYLVDGTPEKMTRRTVSVPVAGGDPVTRTQWWTRYGPVITGLGPGLPLPWTAGTAYALNDPNAANLRGSDTALAMGKARTVAGIQDALQRTQGLPWVNTVAADSAGGTLFTQSQVLPRITDELAARCSTPLGRATYPASGLAVLDGARGDCALGSDPDAVQPGVFGPGKAPTLRDAPYAENSNDSAWLANADRPLTGYERIWGSLGTTRSLRTRGAVQDVAAMAAKGGLTVADLQEQQFANRVPAGDLAAADAAKACAALPGGAATASDGRPVDVSAACAVLAGWDRTADTGSRGALLFDRFWRKLTAGTAAKDLWLVPFSAADPVRTPRTLNQAAPGIGRALADTVAELTAAGIALDAPLGAHQFVVRGGQKLPVPGGTEALGVWNKIEAPWNAAAGGYPEVVHGSSHIQAVGWDGGRCPVARTLLTYGQSSNPASPYYADQTRLFSQERWVTSRFCERDILTSPQLKVVWPRERR, from the coding sequence ATGTTGCGCTTTCTTGATGGATACTGCCGCACCCGCCCGCTGCTCCGGCGCGCCGCGCTCACCGGCGCCGCCCTGCTCGCCGTCACGGCAGCGGTGCCACAGGCCTCGGCCGCGACGGCCGCCGCCGACCACGGGCCCTCCGGCGGCGGCCTGTCCGCCGTCATCCGGTACACCGAGAACGGCATCCCCCACATCCTGGCCCAGGACTACGCGCACCTCGGCTTCGGCACCGGCTGGGCCCAGGCCGCCGACCAGGTCTGTGTGCTCGCCGACGGGTTCGTGACCGTGGCCGGCGAGCGCTCGCGCCGGTTCGGAGCCGACGCGGCGCCCGACGGCTCGCTCTCCTCCGCGAGCAAGAACCTCACCAGCGACCTGTACTTCAAGGGGGTCCGGGAGTCCGGCACCGTCGAGAAGCTCCTCGCCACGCCCGCCCCGGCCGGCCCCACCCGGGACCTCAAGGAGCTGATGCGCGGCTGGGCCGCCGGGTACAACGCCTGGCTCGCCCAGAACAAGATCACCGACCCGGCCTGCAAGGGCGCCGCATGGGTGCGCCCGGTCACCGTCCTCGACGTGGCCTCCCGGGGCTTCGCCGTCTCCGTGCTCGGCGGCCAGGGGCGCGCCGTCGACGACATCGCCGCGGCGCAGCCGCCGGGCCGGGCGGCGTCCGGCCCGGCGGCCGCCGCCCGTACGGAGTCCGCGGCCGACGGGGTCGCCCGTACGGATCCTGCGGCCGCGGCCGACCCGGCGGCAGCCGCCGAGGCCGCGCGGGCCTTCTTCGACACGGGCCGCTACGACATGGGCTCCAACGCCGTGGCGTTCAGCGGATCCACCACCGCGAGCGGGAGCGGCCTGCTGCTCGGGAACCCGCACTACCCCTGGCAGGGCGGCCGCCGGTTCTGGCAGTCGCAGCAGACCATACCCGGCGAGCTGAACGTCTCCGGCGGCTCCCTGCTGGGCACCGCCGTGGTCAACATCGGCTTCAACGAGAAGGTGGCCTGGAGCCACACCGTGGCCACCGGCACCCCCGTCAACCTGCACCAGCTCACCCTGGACCCGGCCGACCCGACCGCCTATCTGGTCGACGGCACGCCGGAGAAGATGACGCGGCGGACGGTCAGCGTCCCGGTGGCGGGCGGCGATCCCGTCACCCGCACCCAGTGGTGGACCCGCTACGGGCCCGTGATCACCGGCCTCGGCCCGGGCCTGCCGCTGCCCTGGACGGCCGGCACGGCGTACGCCCTGAACGACCCGAACGCCGCGAACCTGCGCGGCTCCGACACCGCCCTCGCCATGGGCAAGGCCCGCACGGTCGCCGGGATCCAGGACGCGCTGCAGCGCACGCAGGGCCTGCCCTGGGTCAACACGGTCGCCGCGGACTCCGCCGGCGGGACGCTGTTCACCCAGTCCCAGGTGCTCCCCCGGATCACCGACGAGCTCGCCGCCCGCTGCTCCACGCCGCTCGGCCGGGCCACGTACCCGGCGTCCGGGCTCGCGGTCCTCGACGGCGCGCGCGGCGACTGCGCGCTCGGCTCGGACCCGGACGCGGTGCAGCCGGGGGTGTTCGGCCCGGGGAAGGCGCCGACGCTGCGCGACGCCCCGTACGCCGAGAACTCCAACGACAGCGCCTGGCTGGCCAATGCCGACCGGCCGCTGACCGGGTACGAGCGGATCTGGGGCAGCCTCGGCACCACGCGTTCGCTGCGGACCCGGGGCGCGGTGCAGGACGTGGCGGCGATGGCCGCCAAGGGCGGGCTGACCGTGGCGGACCTGCAGGAGCAGCAGTTCGCGAACCGGGTCCCGGCCGGCGACCTGGCCGCGGCCGACGCGGCGAAGGCCTGCGCCGCCCTGCCCGGCGGCGCGGCCACCGCGAGCGACGGCCGGCCGGTGGACGTCTCGGCGGCCTGCGCGGTACTGGCGGGCTGGGACCGTACGGCCGACACCGGCAGCCGTGGCGCGCTGCTCTTCGACCGGTTCTGGCGCAAGCTGACGGCGGGCACGGCGGCCAAGGACCTGTGGCTGGTGCCGTTCTCTGCGGCCGACCCCGTACGCACCCCTCGTACGCTCAACCAGGCGGCGCCCGGGATCGGACGGGCCCTCGCGGACACGGTGGCCGAGCTGACGGCGGCGGGCATCGCCCTGGACGCGCCGCTCGGCGCGCACCAGTTCGTGGTGCGCGGCGGGCAGAAGCTGCCGGTGCCGGGCGGCACCGAGGCACTGGGCGTGTGGAACAAGATCGAGGCGCCGTGGAACGCGGCCGCCGGGGGCTATCCGGAGGTCGTGCACGGCTCCAGCCACATCCAGGCGGTCGGCTGGGACGGCGGCCGCTGCCCGGTGGCGCGCACACTGCTGACGTACGGCCAGTCGTCGAACCCGGCCTCGCCGTACTACGCCGACCAGACCCGGCTGTTCTCCCAGGAGCGGTGGGTGACCTCGCGGTTCTGCGAGCGG
- a CDS encoding fatty acyl-CoA synthetase → MTAAQTVQAGQAGEPVRQNTVDGLVRDSALRVPDRVAVRYGGRTWTYAELDAAVSTGAAVLRERYGLAAGDRVATFAHNSDAYLLAFLACARAGLTHVPVNQNLTGEDLAYILDDCTSALVLADPDLAARIPGGRAVRALRDAPGSFLAELAGPLPFAADRDPDAVVQLLYTSGTTALPKGAVMTHKALVHEYESAIEALDLAEGDRPVHSLPLYHSAQMHVFLLPYLAVGAQNTILDAPVAETIFDLVEAGRADSLFAPPTVWIGLAGHPDFGRRELGALRKAYYGASIMPVPVLERLRARLPGLGFYNCFGQSEIGPLATVLRPDEHEGRMDSCGRPVRHVEAKVVDEDGADVPDGTAGEVVYRSPQLCLGYWNDPEATNKAFRDGWFRSGDLAVRDAQGYFTVVDRVKDVINSGGVLVASRQVEDALYTHPGVAEAAVVGLPDERWIEAVTAVVVPRGEVTEAELLAYAREKLAGFKAPKRVLFVDALPRNASGKILKRELRDRFGQDDRRGG, encoded by the coding sequence ATGACGGCAGCGCAGACGGTGCAGGCAGGGCAGGCCGGGGAGCCGGTGCGGCAGAACACGGTCGACGGGCTGGTGCGCGACAGCGCGCTGCGGGTCCCCGACCGGGTGGCCGTCCGCTACGGCGGTCGGACCTGGACGTACGCGGAGCTCGACGCCGCCGTCTCCACCGGCGCCGCCGTCCTGCGGGAGCGGTACGGGCTGGCCGCCGGCGACCGGGTCGCGACCTTCGCCCACAACTCCGACGCCTACCTGCTCGCCTTCCTCGCCTGCGCCCGGGCCGGGCTCACCCACGTCCCGGTCAACCAGAACCTCACCGGCGAGGACCTCGCGTACATCCTGGACGACTGCACGAGCGCGCTGGTCCTCGCCGACCCGGACCTCGCCGCGCGGATCCCCGGGGGCCGTGCCGTACGGGCGCTGCGCGACGCGCCCGGCTCCTTCCTGGCGGAGCTCGCCGGTCCGCTGCCCTTCGCGGCGGACCGCGATCCCGACGCCGTGGTGCAGCTGCTCTACACCTCGGGGACCACGGCGCTGCCCAAGGGCGCGGTGATGACGCACAAGGCGCTGGTCCACGAGTACGAGAGCGCGATCGAGGCACTGGACCTGGCCGAGGGGGACCGGCCGGTGCACTCGCTGCCGCTCTACCACTCGGCGCAGATGCACGTCTTCCTGCTGCCGTACCTGGCGGTGGGCGCGCAGAACACGATCCTGGACGCGCCGGTCGCGGAGACGATCTTCGACCTGGTGGAGGCGGGGCGGGCCGACAGCCTCTTCGCACCGCCCACGGTGTGGATCGGGCTCGCGGGCCACCCCGACTTCGGGCGGCGGGAGCTGGGCGCGCTGCGCAAGGCGTACTACGGGGCCTCGATCATGCCGGTGCCCGTCCTGGAGCGGCTGCGGGCGCGGCTGCCCGGGCTCGGCTTCTACAACTGCTTCGGGCAGAGCGAGATCGGGCCGCTGGCCACCGTCCTTCGACCGGACGAGCACGAGGGCCGGATGGACTCCTGCGGCCGGCCGGTCCGCCACGTCGAGGCGAAGGTCGTCGACGAGGACGGCGCGGACGTGCCGGACGGCACGGCGGGCGAGGTGGTGTACCGCTCGCCCCAGCTCTGCCTGGGCTACTGGAACGACCCCGAGGCGACGAACAAGGCCTTCCGGGACGGCTGGTTCCGCTCCGGGGACCTCGCGGTGCGCGATGCGCAGGGCTACTTCACGGTCGTCGACCGGGTGAAGGACGTCATCAACTCGGGCGGCGTGCTGGTGGCCTCCCGGCAGGTCGAGGACGCGCTGTACACCCATCCGGGGGTGGCCGAGGCGGCGGTGGTGGGCCTGCCCGACGAGCGGTGGATCGAGGCCGTCACGGCGGTCGTGGTGCCGCGCGGCGAGGTGACGGAGGCGGAGCTGCTGGCGTACGCCCGGGAGAAGCTGGCCGGCTTCAAGGCCCCGAAGCGGGTCCTGTTCGTGGACGCCCTCCCGCGCAACGCCAGCGGCAAGATCCTCAAGCGCGAACTCCGGGACCGGTTCGGGCAGGACGACCGGCGGGGCGGGTAG
- a CDS encoding YhjD/YihY/BrkB family envelope integrity protein → MTSIFRQLHDRLQASPAGLAWSRGREMELMHRAMGFAALGFLTLVPLLVVVAAAAPGSGSGFGRWLGQALGVTESSRARVEMLFGAADLALERTTAFGLAALAVFGLTFGSAVQTGYEKVWDLPTARWHTMWRHVVWLALLVCYLGLLVEIPAPSNDATGTILGTTGDLVGTCAFFWGSQRLLLGGRVRWRALLPGAVATSLGLLGLRVFSQLVFSPLIASNAVTYGPFGTLLVVQSWLVGVGFVVYGGALVGRMVHEHLTLRRLHDTGLPPE, encoded by the coding sequence GTGACCTCGATCTTCCGACAGCTCCACGACCGGCTCCAGGCCTCCCCGGCCGGGCTGGCGTGGAGCCGGGGGCGGGAGATGGAGCTGATGCACCGGGCCATGGGCTTCGCCGCCCTCGGCTTCCTGACCCTGGTGCCGCTGCTGGTGGTCGTCGCGGCCGCCGCCCCCGGCAGCGGCTCCGGCTTCGGCCGCTGGCTCGGCCAGGCCCTCGGGGTCACCGAGTCCTCGCGGGCCCGGGTCGAGATGCTGTTCGGCGCGGCCGACCTGGCGCTCGAGCGGACCACGGCCTTCGGGCTCGCGGCCCTCGCCGTCTTCGGCCTGACCTTCGGCTCGGCCGTGCAGACCGGGTACGAGAAGGTCTGGGACCTGCCCACCGCCCGCTGGCACACCATGTGGCGGCACGTCGTGTGGCTCGCGCTGCTGGTCTGCTACCTCGGGCTGCTCGTCGAGATCCCCGCGCCGTCGAACGACGCGACCGGCACGATCCTCGGCACCACCGGCGACCTCGTCGGCACCTGCGCGTTCTTCTGGGGCTCCCAGCGGCTGCTGCTCGGCGGCCGGGTCCGCTGGCGGGCCCTGCTGCCGGGGGCGGTGGCGACCAGCCTGGGCCTGCTCGGCCTGCGGGTCTTCTCCCAGCTGGTGTTCTCCCCGCTGATCGCGTCGAACGCCGTCACCTACGGCCCCTTCGGCACGCTGCTGGTCGTCCAGTCCTGGCTGGTCGGCGTCGGCTTCGTCGTCTACGGCGGCGCCCTCGTCGGCCGCATGGTCCACGAACACCTCACCCTCCGGCGCCTCCACGACACCGGGCTGCCGCCCGAGTGA
- a CDS encoding tautomerase family protein — translation MPYVNVKITREGATAAQKAEIIAGVTDLLVRVLDKDPATTFVLIDEVDLEDWGVGGVPTEEYRRRTKG, via the coding sequence ATGCCGTACGTCAATGTGAAGATCACCCGCGAAGGCGCCACCGCCGCCCAGAAGGCCGAGATCATCGCCGGTGTCACCGACCTCCTGGTCCGGGTCCTCGACAAGGACCCCGCCACCACCTTCGTCCTCATCGACGAGGTCGACTTGGAGGACTGGGGTGTAGGGGGCGTTCCGACCGAGGAGTACCGCCGCCGCACCAAGGGCTGA
- a CDS encoding SDR family NAD(P)-dependent oxidoreductase: MSYASTRTRTALITGSSSGIGLDIARAFLADGANVVLNGRDADRLAKAAAGLGHPERTAWVAGTIADRTTGEALVRTALDRFGSVDVLVNNAGTFASKPFTEVTEEELDGFLTHNLKGTYITTQSFVRAAREQGRGGSVVNIGTVLVDHGLAGFPASAPVVSKAGVHGLTTSLAAELAADGIRVNLVSPGIIRTPLHAGSDVDSFGGLALLNRVGEVSEISQAVLYLADAEFVTGHALRVDGGHVTGRS; the protein is encoded by the coding sequence ATGTCCTACGCCAGCACCCGCACCCGCACCGCCCTGATCACCGGCTCCTCCAGCGGCATCGGCCTGGACATCGCCCGCGCCTTCCTGGCCGACGGCGCCAACGTCGTCCTCAACGGCCGAGACGCCGACCGGCTCGCCAAGGCGGCGGCCGGGCTCGGCCACCCGGAGCGCACCGCCTGGGTCGCGGGCACCATCGCCGACCGCACCACCGGCGAGGCCCTCGTCCGTACCGCGCTCGACCGGTTCGGCAGTGTCGACGTCCTCGTGAACAACGCCGGCACCTTCGCGTCGAAGCCCTTCACCGAGGTCACCGAGGAGGAGCTGGACGGCTTCCTGACCCACAACCTCAAGGGCACGTACATCACCACCCAGTCCTTCGTGCGCGCCGCGCGCGAGCAGGGCCGCGGCGGCAGCGTCGTCAACATCGGCACCGTCCTCGTGGACCACGGACTGGCCGGCTTCCCGGCCTCCGCGCCGGTCGTCAGCAAGGCCGGTGTGCACGGGCTGACCACGAGCCTCGCCGCCGAACTCGCGGCCGACGGCATCCGGGTCAACCTCGTGTCGCCCGGCATCATCCGCACGCCGCTGCATGCGGGCTCCGACGTGGACTCCTTCGGAGGCCTCGCGCTGCTGAACCGCGTCGGCGAGGTCTCCGAGATCTCGCAGGCGGTCCTCTACCTCGCGGACGCCGAGTTCGTGACGGGCCATGCCCTGCGCGTGGACGGCGGCCACGTCACCGGCCGCTCCTGA
- a CDS encoding LysR family transcriptional regulator, translating into MDVDLRDLELLAATADAGSLTAAAERLFVSQPALSQRLTRLEDRLGMQLFDRQGRRLVPNAAGRRMLVAAHRILGELESATRDLREMRDGRERRVRFAAQCSTTFQWLPPVLRAFREREPRAEVRIEAVADDAPIPALLADLVDVALVTKPDVQMDRVELIPLFEDEMVAVVPAGHPWASRKHVTAADFTGVDLVLYDVYDQSRIPSFPLPLPPGARPGRITTMPLVTDLVIEMAAGGQGVAVLPNWVAAPYAASHGLALVRIGARPLARTWFCATRPGPRPPHVEAFVEELVARLGRPEAALRAVTELLAGPPAA; encoded by the coding sequence ATGGATGTGGACCTGCGCGACCTGGAACTTCTGGCCGCCACCGCCGATGCCGGATCGCTGACCGCGGCCGCCGAACGGCTCTTCGTGAGCCAGCCCGCCCTCAGCCAGCGGCTGACGCGGCTGGAGGACCGGCTGGGCATGCAGCTGTTCGACCGGCAGGGTCGCCGCCTCGTGCCCAATGCGGCCGGCCGCAGGATGCTGGTCGCAGCGCACCGGATCCTCGGCGAACTGGAGTCGGCCACCCGCGATCTGCGGGAGATGCGCGACGGCCGGGAGCGTCGGGTCCGCTTCGCCGCGCAATGCAGCACCACCTTCCAGTGGCTGCCTCCGGTGCTGCGCGCGTTCCGCGAACGCGAGCCCCGTGCCGAGGTGCGGATCGAGGCGGTTGCCGACGACGCTCCCATTCCGGCGCTGCTCGCCGATCTCGTCGACGTCGCGCTGGTCACCAAGCCGGACGTGCAGATGGACCGGGTGGAGCTGATCCCGCTGTTCGAGGACGAGATGGTGGCCGTCGTGCCGGCCGGGCACCCCTGGGCGTCCCGCAAGCACGTGACTGCCGCCGACTTCACCGGTGTCGACCTGGTCCTCTACGACGTCTACGACCAGAGCCGGATCCCGTCGTTCCCGCTGCCGCTTCCCCCCGGGGCCCGGCCCGGCCGGATCACCACCATGCCCCTGGTCACCGACCTGGTGATCGAGATGGCGGCCGGCGGCCAGGGCGTCGCGGTCCTGCCGAACTGGGTGGCCGCCCCGTACGCGGCCTCCCACGGCCTGGCGCTGGTCCGGATCGGAGCCCGGCCCCTGGCCCGCACCTGGTTCTGCGCCACCCGCCCCGGCCCCAGGCCGCCACACGTGGAGGCCTTCGTCGAAGAGCTCGTGGCCCGCCTCGGCCGTCCCGAGGCGGCTCTGCGGGCGGTTACCGAGCTTCTCGCAGGTCCACCAGCCGCTTGA
- the paaK gene encoding phenylacetate--CoA ligase PaaK, whose translation MTAHADVHDDSERLSSDELAALQLKRLRTTLSRAYERVPHYRQAFDKAGVHPDDCRSLADLSLFPFTTKADLRDQYPFGMFAVPRSEVRRIHASSGTTGRPTVVGYTDGDLSTWADVVARSIRAAGGRPGQIVHIAYGYGLFTGGLGAHYGAERLGCTVVPASGGMTDRQVRLIQDFRPEVIMVTPSYMLTLLDEMERQGIDPRSTSLRTGIFGAEPWTEEMRREIEQRLDIDAVDIYGLSEVIGPGVAQECVETKDGLHIWEDHFYPEVVDPFTGEVLPEGESGELVFTSLTKEAMPIIRYRTRDLTRLLPGTARPAFRRMEKVTGRSDDMIILRGVNLFPTQIEEVLLRTPGLAPHFQLRLTREGRMDALTVRVEARREADAGLRESAAAAVVRAVKEGVGVSVRVEVVDPETLERSVGKIKRLVDLREAR comes from the coding sequence ATGACGGCGCATGCGGATGTCCACGACGACAGCGAGCGGCTGAGCAGCGACGAGCTCGCCGCGCTCCAGCTGAAGCGACTGCGTACCACGCTGAGCCGTGCCTACGAGCGGGTGCCCCACTACCGGCAGGCCTTCGACAAGGCCGGCGTGCACCCCGACGACTGCCGCTCCCTCGCCGATCTCTCCCTCTTCCCCTTCACCACCAAGGCCGACCTGCGCGACCAGTACCCCTTCGGCATGTTCGCCGTGCCCCGCTCCGAGGTGCGCCGCATCCACGCCTCCAGCGGCACCACCGGCCGCCCCACCGTCGTCGGGTACACCGACGGGGACCTCTCCACCTGGGCGGACGTGGTGGCCCGGTCCATCCGGGCGGCGGGCGGCAGACCGGGCCAGATCGTGCACATCGCGTACGGGTACGGCCTGTTCACCGGCGGCCTCGGCGCGCACTACGGCGCGGAGCGGCTCGGCTGTACGGTCGTCCCGGCGTCCGGCGGGATGACCGACCGCCAGGTCCGGCTGATCCAGGACTTCCGGCCGGAGGTGATCATGGTGACGCCCTCGTACATGCTCACGCTGCTGGACGAGATGGAGCGCCAGGGGATCGACCCGCGCAGCACCTCGCTCCGTACGGGCATCTTCGGCGCGGAGCCGTGGACCGAGGAGATGCGCCGGGAGATCGAACAGCGGCTCGACATCGACGCGGTGGACATATACGGGCTGTCCGAGGTGATCGGCCCGGGCGTGGCGCAGGAGTGCGTGGAGACCAAGGACGGCCTGCACATCTGGGAGGACCACTTCTATCCGGAGGTCGTCGACCCGTTCACCGGCGAGGTGCTGCCGGAGGGCGAGTCCGGGGAGCTGGTGTTCACCTCCCTCACCAAGGAGGCCATGCCCATCATCCGCTACCGGACCCGGGATCTGACCCGGCTGCTGCCCGGTACGGCACGTCCGGCCTTCCGGCGGATGGAGAAGGTGACCGGCCGCAGCGACGACATGATCATCCTGCGCGGGGTCAACCTCTTCCCGACGCAGATCGAGGAGGTCCTGCTCCGCACGCCCGGCCTGGCGCCGCACTTCCAGCTGCGCCTGACCCGCGAGGGCCGGATGGACGCCCTGACCGTACGGGTGGAGGCGCGCCGGGAGGCGGACGCCGGTCTGCGGGAGTCGGCGGCCGCCGCCGTGGTCCGGGCGGTCAAGGAGGGCGTCGGGGTGTCCGTGCGGGTCGAGGTGGTCGACCCGGAGACGCTGGAGCGCTCGGTGGGCAAGATCAAGCGGCTGGTGGACCTGCGAGAAGCTCGGTAA
- a CDS encoding alpha/beta fold hydrolase: MSIFTSHDGTELAYHVRGEGEPLVCLPGGAMRASAYLGDLGGLTAGRRLILLDLRGTGDSAIPADESTYRVDHQVADVEALRVHLGLERMDVLAHSASGNLAQLYAAVHPERVRRLVLVTPTCWAVGLDSTPEQRLEVVRKRSGSEPYDTAIAAYERIQGIMAAGGTPAPADWRQAMPLAYGRWNDEVRAHLDASDREKNAVAAAAYAGPGAFDPPATRAGLRRVEGEVLVLAGELDSNPTPALAAELAGLFPHGAVDVQAGGAHFPWLDDPQWFAARVERFLAEGV; the protein is encoded by the coding sequence ATGTCGATCTTCACTTCCCATGACGGCACCGAACTCGCCTACCACGTCCGGGGAGAGGGCGAGCCGCTCGTCTGCCTCCCGGGCGGCGCCATGCGGGCCTCCGCGTACCTGGGCGACCTCGGCGGGCTGACCGCCGGACGCCGGCTGATCCTCCTCGACCTGCGGGGCACGGGCGACTCGGCGATACCGGCGGACGAGTCCACGTACCGGGTCGACCACCAGGTCGCCGACGTCGAGGCGCTGCGGGTCCACCTCGGCCTCGAGCGCATGGACGTGCTGGCCCACTCGGCCAGCGGCAACCTCGCCCAGCTGTACGCGGCCGTCCACCCCGAGCGGGTGCGGCGCCTGGTCCTGGTCACCCCGACCTGCTGGGCCGTGGGCCTCGACTCGACCCCGGAGCAGCGCCTGGAGGTGGTCCGGAAGCGCTCGGGCAGCGAGCCCTACGACACGGCCATCGCCGCCTACGAACGGATCCAGGGGATCATGGCGGCCGGTGGCACCCCCGCCCCCGCGGACTGGCGCCAGGCCATGCCGCTCGCGTACGGGCGCTGGAACGACGAGGTGCGCGCCCACCTCGACGCGAGCGACCGCGAGAAGAACGCGGTGGCGGCCGCCGCCTACGCGGGCCCCGGCGCCTTCGACCCGCCCGCCACCCGGGCCGGGCTCCGCCGTGTCGAGGGCGAGGTGCTGGTGCTGGCCGGGGAACTGGACAGCAACCCCACCCCCGCGCTTGCCGCCGAACTCGCGGGGCTCTTCCCGCACGGCGCCGTCGACGTCCAGGCGGGCGGCGCGCACTTCCCGTGGCTGGACGACCCGCAGTGGTTCGCGGCCCGGGTCGAGCGCTTCCTGGCCGAAGGGGTCTGA
- a CDS encoding acyl-CoA synthetase — MEYNLADLFESVVDVVPDREALVYVDHPGTGAERRLTYAELDTAANRIAHHLLDSGLTAGEHLGLHLYNGIEYLQTVLACLKARLVPVNVNYRYVEEELVYLYNDADLAALVFEGEFTERVAAALPQTAKLRHLIRVGATPEGAPEPSIAPVAYADAEAAGSPARGFAPRSPDDLFIIYTGGTTGMPKGVMWRAEDLFFAGLFGGEPSGEPVKRPEELAERVASKGAGLTFFPAPPLMHGTSTLTSFIAFNYGQRVVIHRKYAPEEVLRTIEKEKVSSVSLVGDAMLRPLIDALRGPLEGTDLSSLFSVSSSGAIMSETVRAEFQRLVPNVMLLNNFGSSESGSNGRAADDSSPEKGFRLVVNDRTQVVDPVTHEPVPVGVPGRLAQRGHVPLGYYNDAAKTAETFFRKGSERWVLLGDMATVDEEGIVTVLGRGSQCINTGGEKVYPEEVEQALKSHPDVYDALVAGVPDAKWGNHVAAVVQVRPGAPEPSLEEIQSHCRTRLAGYKIPRQLVVMPAIQRSPSGKADYRWAKSVATEADAGADAAH; from the coding sequence GTGGAGTACAACCTTGCCGACCTGTTCGAGTCGGTCGTCGACGTGGTCCCGGACCGCGAGGCCCTTGTGTACGTGGACCACCCCGGGACCGGCGCCGAGCGCCGCCTCACGTACGCGGAGCTGGACACCGCGGCGAACCGCATCGCGCACCACCTGCTGGACAGCGGCTTGACGGCCGGCGAGCACCTGGGCCTGCACCTCTACAACGGCATCGAGTACCTGCAGACCGTCCTGGCCTGCCTCAAGGCCCGCCTCGTACCGGTGAACGTCAACTACCGGTACGTGGAGGAGGAGCTGGTCTACCTCTACAACGACGCCGACCTCGCCGCGCTCGTCTTCGAGGGCGAGTTCACGGAGCGGGTGGCCGCCGCCCTCCCGCAGACGGCGAAGCTGCGCCACCTGATCCGCGTCGGGGCCACCCCCGAGGGCGCCCCGGAGCCCTCGATCGCCCCGGTCGCGTACGCGGACGCCGAGGCGGCCGGCTCGCCCGCGCGCGGCTTCGCGCCCCGCTCCCCCGACGACCTGTTCATCATCTACACGGGCGGCACCACCGGCATGCCCAAGGGCGTCATGTGGCGCGCGGAGGACCTGTTCTTCGCGGGGCTCTTCGGCGGCGAGCCCTCGGGCGAGCCGGTGAAGCGGCCCGAGGAGCTCGCCGAACGGGTCGCGTCGAAGGGCGCCGGGCTCACCTTCTTCCCCGCGCCCCCGCTGATGCACGGCACCTCGACGCTGACCTCGTTCATCGCCTTCAACTACGGCCAGCGGGTGGTCATCCACCGCAAGTACGCGCCGGAGGAGGTGCTCCGCACGATCGAGAAGGAGAAGGTGTCGAGCGTTTCGCTGGTGGGCGACGCGATGCTCCGGCCGCTCATCGATGCGCTGAGGGGCCCGCTCGAGGGGACCGACCTGTCCTCGCTGTTCAGCGTCTCCTCGTCCGGGGCGATCATGTCGGAGACGGTACGGGCCGAGTTCCAGCGGCTGGTGCCGAACGTGATGCTGCTGAACAACTTCGGATCCTCGGAGTCCGGGTCCAACGGCCGGGCGGCGGACGACTCGAGCCCCGAGAAGGGCTTCCGCCTCGTCGTCAACGACCGTACGCAGGTGGTGGACCCGGTGACGCACGAGCCGGTGCCGGTCGGCGTACCGGGGCGGCTCGCCCAGCGCGGCCACGTCCCGCTCGGCTACTACAACGACGCGGCGAAGACCGCCGAGACGTTCTTCCGGAAGGGCTCCGAGCGGTGGGTGCTGCTCGGGGACATGGCGACGGTCGACGAGGAGGGCATCGTCACGGTCCTCGGGCGCGGTTCGCAGTGCATCAACACGGGTGGCGAGAAGGTCTACCCGGAGGAGGTCGAGCAGGCGCTGAAGTCCCATCCGGACGTGTACGACGCCCTGGTCGCCGGGGTGCCGGACGCGAAGTGGGGCAATCACGTGGCGGCGGTGGTCCAGGTCCGACCGGGCGCCCCGGAGCCGAGCCTGGAGGAGATCCAGAGCCACTGCAGGACCCGGCTCGCGGGGTACAAGATCCCGCGCCAGCTGGTCGTCATGCCGGCCATCCAGCGCTCGCCGAGCGGCAAGGCGGACTACCGCTGGGCGAAGTCGGTGGCGACGGAGGCGGACGCCGGCGCGGACGCGGCGCACTGA